A single genomic interval of Ammospiza nelsoni isolate bAmmNel1 chromosome 25, bAmmNel1.pri, whole genome shotgun sequence harbors:
- the TMEM200B gene encoding transmembrane protein 200B produces MTAGSAESNGPMREAEHRGPKVPVPPVPPRRRGRLRRQPPTEPPLKGRLRMRSPAGAFVMVGISVVLVGMTIAVVGYWPHRGHGGTEASVGNTSVVGDMRREVVAGRHVPHSEKLKLIGPVIMGIGLFIFICANTMLYENRDMETRQLMQKGLYSLAVGLPGGTSPEDGRCQHRDSQPFPKANAECVEGCYQVDLSRQPCPSPGSKWSDCYGPNRLQAMAEFLQHPAASPAASLRSLRSTEANLSLPRGAGAESLLSSAVGALTLPIIKLNNCLLDGAARGAGGRAQRGPAEHPPKTSQLSIGDSTAPCGRDADGGGGHVVISMGDSCPGMEPLVELSPDVHLHTPGHSKSLDLGRPGVLLVAPIKDRKNRSWPRLDHVSLVGYAKLESSGESSDQLLEPSECPGQGQPLPSSWVVGMEQGTRV; encoded by the coding sequence ATGACTGCAGGGAGCGCCGAATCCAACGGGCCCATGCGGGAAGCGGAGCACAGAGGGCCCAAGGTGCCggtgccccccgtgcccccgcGGCGCCGGGGCCGCCTGCGGCGCCAGCCCCCGACGGAGCCCCCGCTGAAGGGGCGGCTCCGCATGCGCTCACCCGCGGGCGCCTTCGTCATGGTGGGCATCTCGGTGGTCCTGGTGGGCATGACCATTGCCGTGGTGGGCTACTGGCCTCACCGGGGACACGGGGGCACCGAGGCCAGCGTGGGGAACACCAGCGTGGTGGGGGACATGAGGAGGGAGGTGGTGGCTGGGCGCCACGTGCCCCACAGTGAGAAGCTGAAGCTGATCGGCCCTGTCATCATGGGCATCGGGCTCTTCATCTTCATCTGCGCCAACACGATGCTGTACGAGAACAGGGACATGGAGACCCGGCAGCTGATGCAGAAGGGGCTCTACAGcctggcagtggggctgcccGGGGGGACCAGCCCCGAGGATGGgcgctgccagcacagggacagccagccctTCCCCAAGGCCAACGCTGAGTGCGTGGAGGGCTGTTACCAGGTGGACCTGTCCCgtcagccctgccccagccctggcagcaagTGGTCTGACTGCTACGGCCCCAACCGGCTCCAGGCCATGGCCGAGTTCCTGCAGCACCCGGCAGCTTCACCCGCGGCCTCTCTCCGCAGCCTCCGCTCCACCGAGGCCAACCTGAGCCTCCCGCGCGGCGCCGGAGCCGAGTCCCTCCTGTCTTCGGCCGTGGGGGCCCTGACACTGCCCATCATCAAACTCAACAACTGCCTCCTGGACGGGGCAGCACGGGGGGCTGGcgggagggcacagaggggccCTGCTGAGCATCCTCCCAAAACATCGCAGCTCTCCATCGGTGACAGCACCGCACCCTGCGGCCGCGACGCTGATGGTGGTGGTGGCCACGTCGTCATCAGCATGGGTGACAGCTGTCCTGGCATGGAGCCGCTGGTGGAGCTGAGCCCCGACGTGCACCTCCACACCCCGGGACACTCCAAATCCCTGGACCTTGGCCGGCcgggggtgctgctggtggcccCCATCAAGGACCGTAAGAACCGGAGCTGGCCCCGGCTGGACCACGTCAGCCTCGTGGGCTACGCCAAACTGGAGAGCAGTGGCGAGTCCTCGGaccagctgctggagcccagcgagtgcccaggccagggccagcccctgcccagctcctgggtgGTGGGCATGGAGCAGGGCACACGGGTCTGA